In Gordonia iterans, the following proteins share a genomic window:
- a CDS encoding ABC transporter permease, giving the protein MGPVVESAVLAATIMNAPVTPPVIPPTGPAALLPSADPSSPDPSAADPTGTAPGNVGPASAGSPTGDPPAGRRRPRRSRRVVRLLVRRAVIGIPTIIAVSFAIFAVAAASPFDPLTGYLGSRYQNATAAQREAMAAAYQTDQPWVKAWWQWCVDLVHGDLGWSSTQSQPVGTVLIERMPFTFGVALISLVLAALISIGLGAVIGMRRGGRLDRTCSTLAAFLAATPPFVVSLVLVIVFAVGLGWLPTSGARAPGHDYTAAGLLVHGILPTAALTLAMIPWLLLTMRAAVVEAASSDAVLAARARGVDGPTLLRGHIAPMSALPTLALIGTRLPELLAGAAVVEAVFGWPGLAQALVDSAVALDFPLLAALAVGSAALVLIGSVLSDAIAVWLDPRIEMVA; this is encoded by the coding sequence GTGGGGCCCGTGGTGGAATCTGCCGTCCTGGCGGCCACCATCATGAACGCGCCGGTCACCCCGCCGGTCATCCCGCCGACCGGTCCCGCGGCCCTGCTGCCGTCCGCCGATCCGTCGTCCCCGGATCCGTCGGCCGCCGATCCGACCGGCACCGCGCCGGGGAACGTCGGTCCGGCGTCAGCGGGCAGCCCGACCGGCGACCCGCCCGCCGGCCGACGCAGGCCGCGCCGAAGCCGGCGGGTCGTCCGCCTGCTGGTGCGCCGCGCGGTGATCGGCATCCCGACGATCATCGCGGTGTCGTTCGCGATCTTCGCGGTCGCCGCCGCCTCGCCGTTCGATCCGCTGACCGGCTATCTCGGAAGTCGCTACCAGAACGCCACGGCGGCCCAGCGGGAGGCGATGGCCGCCGCCTATCAGACCGATCAGCCTTGGGTGAAGGCATGGTGGCAATGGTGCGTCGACCTGGTGCACGGCGATCTGGGCTGGTCGTCGACGCAATCGCAGCCGGTCGGCACGGTCCTGATCGAGCGCATGCCCTTCACCTTCGGAGTGGCTCTGATCTCGCTGGTCCTCGCGGCGCTCATCTCCATCGGGCTGGGGGCGGTGATCGGCATGCGGCGCGGCGGGCGGCTCGACCGGACCTGCTCCACGCTCGCCGCCTTCCTCGCCGCCACCCCGCCGTTCGTCGTCTCCCTCGTGCTCGTGATCGTGTTCGCCGTCGGCCTGGGCTGGCTCCCGACATCCGGGGCCCGGGCCCCCGGCCATGACTACACCGCTGCCGGCCTCCTGGTCCACGGCATCCTGCCGACCGCCGCCCTGACCCTCGCGATGATTCCCTGGCTGCTGCTCACCATGCGTGCAGCAGTGGTCGAGGCCGCCTCGTCCGACGCGGTGCTCGCCGCCCGCGCCCGCGGCGTCGACGGACCGACCCTGCTTCGCGGGCACATCGCGCCGATGTCGGCACTGCCCACGCTCGCCCTGATCGGTACCCGGCTGCCGGAACTGCTCGCCGGCGCCGCGGTCGTCGAGGCCGTCTTCGGCTGGCCCGGCCTGGCGCAAGCGCTCGTCGACTCCGCCGTCGCGCTCGACTTCCCCCTGCTGGCCGCCCTCGCAGTGGGATCGGCCGCCCTCGTGCTGATCGGTTCGGTCCTCTCGGACGCGATCGCGGTGTGGCTGGACCCGCGCATCGAGATGGTCGCATGA
- a CDS encoding ABC transporter permease, translating into MTTTSPRTTTGGSRRRRLRALATSPSLLVVLAVALLAVVVPIVAAEQVPDFSRALLPPGSGGLLGTDHSGYDLAVRTAQALRISLVIAVVCALLSTLIGVAVGVAAVTAGGWFDAVTMRVVDGVNALPHLVLGIVIAAMWRGAPLAIIASIALTHWPAVARVVRAELLGTRSAGWVEAARLAGAGRYFIARHHLVPAVAGQALVAMIILLPHAIWHETTLSFLGVGLSPDRASLGTLLSDARGDVLTGAWWTLVVPGLALVVTALAVTRAVSALRRVTAPPAGRVW; encoded by the coding sequence ATGACGACCACGTCGCCCCGCACCACGACCGGCGGTTCGCGTCGCCGCCGTCTCCGCGCGCTTGCGACCTCACCGAGTCTGCTGGTCGTCCTGGCCGTCGCGCTGCTCGCCGTCGTCGTGCCGATCGTGGCCGCCGAGCAGGTCCCAGACTTCTCACGCGCCCTCCTGCCCCCGGGTTCCGGCGGCCTGCTGGGCACGGACCACTCCGGGTACGACCTGGCCGTCCGCACCGCACAGGCACTGCGCATCTCGCTGGTCATCGCCGTCGTGTGCGCCCTGCTCTCCACCCTGATCGGCGTCGCGGTGGGCGTCGCCGCGGTGACGGCCGGCGGCTGGTTCGACGCCGTCACCATGCGCGTCGTCGACGGCGTCAACGCGCTCCCTCACCTGGTACTCGGGATCGTGATCGCCGCGATGTGGCGGGGTGCGCCTCTGGCGATCATCGCGTCCATCGCACTCACCCACTGGCCGGCCGTCGCGCGCGTCGTCCGGGCCGAACTCCTCGGCACCCGTTCGGCCGGCTGGGTCGAAGCGGCCCGGCTCGCCGGCGCCGGACGCTACTTCATCGCCCGGCACCACCTGGTTCCCGCGGTGGCCGGCCAGGCGCTCGTCGCGATGATCATCCTGCTTCCCCACGCCATCTGGCACGAGACCACGCTCTCGTTCCTCGGTGTCGGACTCTCGCCCGACCGCGCCAGTCTCGGTACCCTGCTCAGCGACGCCCGCGGCGACGTGCTGACCGGTGCGTGGTGGACGCTCGTCGTCCCCGGGCTCGCGCTGGTCGTCACGGCCCTCGCGGTCACCCGCGCGGTGTCGGCGCTGCGCCGAGTCACCGCTCCGCCGGCGGGACGTGTCTGGTGA
- a CDS encoding ATP-binding cassette domain-containing protein: MTGPAVTVAAPSARLDHLTVTVATSAQRGSPQVRVLDEVSLDLFPGEVTVLVGESGCGKSMVAAALCGLLPPGAVATGGVSVDGATVGDQDSAWGRLRGHVVGLVPQSPSTSFTPVRTLGSQLGEVVSVLGGPRSPSELCDLVGLSRAALACYPHELSGGMAQRAAIAAAVAGEPRVLLADEPTSALDPELAHRIWELLADSARAGAAVLAITHDLASLRRAGIDTRIAVMRGGRLLDLPPGADPLRAPAGPDRSEPIHPATGTAHLDDAAYLHALFGEDGI; this comes from the coding sequence GTGACCGGGCCGGCCGTGACTGTGGCGGCTCCGTCCGCCCGCCTCGATCACCTCACCGTCACCGTCGCCACCTCGGCTCAGCGCGGCTCCCCGCAGGTCCGCGTGCTCGACGAGGTCTCCCTCGACCTGTTTCCGGGCGAGGTGACCGTGCTGGTCGGGGAAAGCGGGTGCGGCAAGTCAATGGTCGCCGCCGCACTCTGCGGACTGCTGCCGCCGGGGGCGGTCGCGACCGGCGGAGTGTCCGTGGACGGCGCGACGGTCGGCGATCAGGACTCCGCCTGGGGCCGGCTCCGCGGACACGTGGTCGGTCTGGTGCCGCAGTCGCCGTCCACGTCGTTCACCCCGGTCCGCACCCTCGGCTCACAACTCGGCGAGGTGGTGTCGGTGCTCGGCGGTCCGCGTTCGCCGAGCGAACTGTGCGACCTGGTCGGGCTCTCCCGCGCCGCCCTCGCCTGCTATCCGCACGAGCTGTCCGGTGGCATGGCACAACGCGCCGCGATCGCGGCCGCCGTGGCCGGCGAGCCGCGGGTGCTACTCGCCGACGAACCGACGTCCGCACTGGATCCCGAACTCGCCCACCGAATCTGGGAGCTCCTGGCCGATTCGGCCCGGGCCGGCGCCGCGGTGCTGGCGATCACCCACGACCTCGCGTCGCTGCGCCGAGCCGGGATCGACACCCGGATCGCCGTGATGCGCGGCGGCCGGCTGCTCGATCTGCCACCCGGCGCGGATCCGCTGCGCGCGCCGGCCGGGCCGGACCGCTCCGAGCCGATTCACCCGGCCACCGGCACCGCGCACCTCGACGACGCCGCCTACCTCCACGCCCTCTTCGGCGAGGACGGCATATGA
- a CDS encoding ABC transporter ATP-binding protein, with protein MTAEGIHASGVTVAFDGRTVLRDVDVTVLPGAMTGLVGPSGTGKTTLLRVLAGLHPATSGSVTYDGAPTPPAAAIAVLAQSPRQSCNPRWTVREIITEPARAARREAPDPAHLADRVGLSADLLDRYPTQLSEGQLQRACVARVLVQEPRYLLCDEPTAMLDPIATRAIIGLIDGLVDEGVGAALVSHDHRLVRARCSSTFTLV; from the coding sequence ATGACGGCCGAGGGCATCCACGCATCCGGTGTCACCGTCGCGTTCGACGGCCGAACTGTCCTGCGCGACGTCGACGTCACGGTGCTGCCCGGGGCGATGACCGGACTGGTCGGCCCCTCCGGCACCGGAAAGACCACCCTGTTGCGGGTGCTCGCCGGGCTCCATCCGGCCACCTCGGGGTCGGTGACCTACGACGGCGCCCCGACTCCGCCCGCCGCGGCGATCGCCGTGCTCGCGCAGTCCCCGCGTCAGTCCTGCAATCCCCGCTGGACGGTGCGCGAGATCATCACCGAGCCCGCCCGGGCCGCCCGCCGGGAAGCTCCCGACCCCGCCCACCTCGCCGACCGCGTGGGCCTGTCGGCCGATCTGCTCGATCGGTATCCCACGCAGTTGAGCGAAGGACAACTACAGCGCGCGTGCGTGGCCCGGGTGCTGGTTCAGGAACCTCGCTACCTGCTGTGCGACGAACCGACGGCGATGCTCGACCCGATCGCCACCCGCGCGATCATCGGCCTGATCGATGGCCTGGTCGACGAGGGCGTGGGAGCAGCGCTGGTCTCGCACGACCACCGGCTGGTCCGCGCCCGGTGCAGCTCGACCTTCACCCTCGTCTGA
- the crcB gene encoding fluoride efflux transporter CrcB: MTVWVVAGVGLFGGLGALTRFVQDTLVKAHVSSGFPWGTVSINVVGSFLLGLITGLAMFAGEAEQWKIVVGSGFCAGYTTFSTAMFEAVSLARAGRWRAALLDVIGTLVLAVLAVGLGIWLVSV; encoded by the coding sequence ATGACCGTGTGGGTGGTCGCCGGTGTCGGCCTGTTCGGCGGACTCGGGGCGCTGACTCGATTCGTGCAGGACACCCTGGTCAAAGCCCACGTCTCCTCGGGGTTCCCCTGGGGGACCGTCAGCATCAACGTCGTCGGCAGCTTTCTGCTCGGGCTGATCACCGGACTGGCGATGTTCGCCGGTGAGGCCGAGCAGTGGAAGATCGTGGTCGGATCCGGATTCTGCGCCGGCTACACGACGTTCAGCACCGCGATGTTCGAGGCCGTGTCCCTTGCCCGGGCGGGGCGATGGCGCGCAGCCCTGCTGGACGTCATCGGCACATTAGTCCTCGCGGTTCTCGCCGTCGGCCTCGGAATTTGGCTGGTCTCCGTGTGA
- the crcB gene encoding fluoride efflux transporter CrcB: MTMFRGALAGQGEATVLVFAGGALGAPARYFAEANLPGAEDGFPVSTFVVNVAGAFALGLLLESLVLAGPDAGLRKRARLCIGTGFLGAFTTYSSFAVEIDLLNRTDRLGIAAAYAVSSLVMGLLAVALGIWLAHAARRAARDPR; the protein is encoded by the coding sequence ATGACCATGTTCCGCGGGGCCCTCGCAGGACAGGGCGAAGCGACGGTTCTCGTCTTCGCCGGAGGCGCCCTCGGCGCACCGGCGCGCTACTTCGCGGAGGCGAATCTGCCCGGCGCCGAGGACGGATTCCCGGTGTCGACGTTCGTCGTCAACGTCGCCGGAGCGTTCGCGCTCGGACTCCTGCTCGAGTCTCTCGTCCTCGCCGGCCCCGACGCCGGCCTGCGCAAGCGCGCCCGGCTGTGCATCGGCACCGGCTTCCTCGGCGCCTTCACCACCTACAGCAGTTTCGCCGTCGAGATCGATCTGCTGAACCGGACCGACCGGCTCGGCATCGCGGCGGCGTACGCGGTGTCCAGCCTGGTGATGGGCCTGCTGGCGGTCGCGCTGGGGATCTGGCTGGCACACGCGGCACGCCGCGCGGCGAGGGACCCCCGATGA